The genomic window tatttttatttatttggaagagttaaagagagagaggtcttccatctgctgattcactccccaaatggctgcaacagctgaagctgagccaatcctaagcaaggagccagggacttcttccaggtctcccatgtggctgcaggggcctaagcacttgagcctttccaggcccacagcagagtgctggattataagtggaacagctgggactagaacctatgacatatcggatgccagcacttcaggcaggggctttaacccgctgtgccacagggctggcccccgaAAGTAATTTATTTAGACTGTACTTTTTGTGTCTGTGGTATACATTCATTTAAAGTAAACAACTATTATTGTCTAGTCATTTATCAAGCACCAGgcactatggaaaaaaaaagctcaataaTACAAGAGGAATTTGGAATGAAATAGTCTCTTCCATCAAAAAAGATGACAGTCTGGAAACATAGATGCACCTGACTCCTGAAGATTCATGTTACAAAGGAGATGAGCCCTTGCTGTTGGCACATACAGTAGGGACCCCTGAAGTAGTTGGGAATGGGTATGGGGGAATGCTGTGTTAAAGGGATATTTGAGACTTAGGTACTAGCAGGGTTTTTAAGTCACAGGAGGGCTGCAAGGCAGTATGGGGATAGCATGCTGGTCAAAGAAATCATCTCTGCAAAAATCCCGAGTTAGAAGAGAGTGGTTTGTGTAGGGACTGAAGTAAAGCTTATATGGATGGAACTCTAGTCTGCAAAGGAGAGAATACAGGAAGAGAAATGAGAAGAGGCTAGAGGAAGTTCAGGGCCAAATAAGGTGGGATCTTATCTGCtaggttaaatatttttaagttaaatatttGTGGACTTTATGATCAATATGTAGCCACTTAAAGGTCTGAAACAGGGGATTGCAATAGTTTTgtgttttaagaatatttttcattGCAGTGGGAACAAGGaatttgaaaaaggaaagaatcGGCTggtgtcacggctcactaggctaatcttcctcctgtgacgccggcaccccaggttctagtccggtaagggtgccagattctgtcccggttgctcctcttccagtccagctctctactgtggcccaaggaggcagtggaggatgccccgaGTGcttgaacccgcatgggagaccaggagaagcacctggctcctggcttcagatcagctgtagtggccatttggggggtgacccaatggaaggaagacctttctgtctttctctctctcactgtctaactctgcctgtccaaaaaaaataaataaataaataaaaaagaagaagaagaagaagaagaagaagaagaagaagaagaagaagaagaagaagaagaagaaagaaaaaggaaagaatcagAGCCGGTGCTGTTTAAGGGGATAAGCTGcctacaatactggcatcccatatgagtgctggttcttgtccccactctccacttctgatccagcttcctgataatggcctgggaaagcagcagaagatggttgtccagatgcttgggtgcctgtagccatgtggggcacctggatgaaattcctagatcctggcttcagcctggcccagccccgactgttacggctatttggggagtgaaccaggagatggaagttctctctgtatgtctccctctctctctctgtaactctgcctttcagaaaagaactaggaaattGAGGATATACTCATTCAAGGCACAGGTAATGGTGGTTTACATctggtggtggcagtggagatGAATAGAGGAGGGTAGGTTAGGGAGGTGAATGTTGGCATCAACCAGGATTTGCCCAGCAGGCTAACTCAGCAGACCTCAAAAGTCCTCCCAAACTCCAATACCCAATTCCATACCTGCAAAATTTTAATGCAACCTTCACGTGTAGCCACAAATTATTTCCTTCCAACAGTAAGAGTTAGTTGCTTACTCTTGTAGCATCTGGCAAATGCATCCTTTAAAGCAGTATTTTTCAACCCTGGAAGTACATTAAAATTGTCTAGCCTGCATTTCATTCTGGACAGACTCCTTAGGAGTGTGGACTGAGTCAGGATAGTGCTTAAAAGCTGCCCAGGTGGTTCTAACATGTATTCAGTGATGGGACCCAGAACTTTAAAAAGCACTCACTATTCTAGCTTTTTTTTGTCCTCTCCACTAGGCTATATGCTCACTGTGGGCCAAGGCTGCTTATGAATTTTTGCATCCAGAGGGCTTAGCACAATAATGAATATTAATGCactgttattttttaagtaaacTAAGATACATAAATTGGATTACTTTTAGCCATTTGGGGCTTCTCTCTCTATGAAGATAAGTGGGAATAATTCAGGGAGATATTTAGGAGTATTCCCTTATAAGCTGTTCCATTAAGGTGGGAACAGACATTCAAAATGTTATTGGAAATAAAGTATTAAAACTGTGCAAGTACTGTCAAAATGTAAATGTTGTccacagaaatatattttgatttgGGTTCTgcctaattatttattttataatctacaGAGAAAGATAAGGCTTTTTTAATGTATATGTTTCAATAAATGCTCTCAAGTACACCAGCTAATTGGCTGCTTTGTCCCTACAGTCCAATCTATTCCCAGGCATACAGGGACTCTCTAGGCTTACAGGAGAATGAAAGTTGCAGGCTACTTTATTTTACTTATGCTCTTTTCATCTAGTTTTGGGGGACAATCTTAGAAcctgatttatctgaaagacttATTATATCACAAGTTTGGAATGACATTGCAACTTGTCCATTTTCACAATTCATGAGAATGAttttgaagaaccttaaaaatcaaaccaagatggagtgacttaagctaacactattaaaaacaagaagtcacctttgccccaaataaaattaaagtttaaaaattatagccctaaacttttccccccaaagctaaaattaggtgcagctataaaaataagggaccctatgcttaactagctgcgacacttgtgcctggctgtgctaagacataacccagtttgtatacctcctaatactcaaataacggtgtgggaagcgggacgctgctctccctccaggggaacgaagggagcgagacgtcgtccccctcagggtgaacaagatgacgctgacggggaaaggaactgctaaagaagtaaacaacaaaatggcgatgaggtgcatgcctcccatgtgatcccatagctgattggatagaaggcgcatgcccttcacatgatcagctcacggattggactgctgtgtgcatggacactatagagcttttgattggtcgctgcgggtatataaaccatgtggctttgtgctgggggcactctctggactcccgagttcaaaAGGCCCATCTGCGCAGAtgctgaataaatcctcttgcttttgcatcagctggtctggactctgagtctttggggtgtgcctctcgacgtgttagcatcctcactcagagggtctaacattTGGGGGCTCATCTGGGATTGGTGCGCCCCCAGACTCAATTCCAGGTTCGGTTGGAGGTAAGAGCTAGCTCAGTTTTCGTTTCGTGTTGCTGTTGTGTATGTTTATGTCTTCAGTGTTTCGAAAAATTGTACCTGTACATGGCTTGTTTTGCTTGGGCCAGCGGGGGAGGCAGACATGCCCTGAGACCCCTGGTCCTGCTCTGGAGGACGCTCCAAGAGTTTTgtgggggaaagaaagagatcagGTCTCTCTCCTCCCCGGGGAACCCAGCGGTGGTTGGCCGCTCCCCTCTCGATTTGTACTTTCGGTTTGTTGCCAGTCAGTTGCCGCCCGGCTTGTGTGGTTTGTTCTGTTCGTCTGTCTAGTCGGTGTCCTGTACGTTGTCGATTCAATTGTTTTACCCATGGGTCAACAACTAACTACTCCTTTAAGTCTGACTTTAGGACATTGGAAAGAGGTCACGAAACGGGCACATAACCAGTCAATGGAAGTGCGCAAGAAAAAGTGGCTGGCTTTCTGCACCTCTGAGTGGCCCTCCCTTGAGGTCAGATGGCCTCAGGACGGCACTTTTAACCTTACTATTATTTTACAGGTCAAAGAGAAGGTTTTCCAACCCGGGACCGCATGGACATCCGGACCAAGTGCCTATATTGTCACCTGGGAGAGTCTCTCCCGAGATCCCCCAACATGGGTTAagcctttcctttcctctttaggGGCACAGACCCCGAAACCTGGCCCCGGGTCTTCTTCAACCCCACTCGTGCCCTTACCTTCGGCGCTGCTCActtcttcttcccttcttcccctgAATGAACCACCTAAGCCTATGCCAAAAACTCCACCAGTTCTCCCAGACACTCAGGAAAATCTTCTACTTCTAGACCCTCCTCCTCCGTACCCTCCTCGGGTCCCACCACAGTTGGTTCAGGAACCCCAGGACCCTGAGCCACCCTCCCCCAACTCCACCAAAATGGGAGGGTTAGAGCCCTCCTCCTCCCTACCCTCTACTTGCCTGTGGTTGCGGAGGGAACGTGCCGGTGGCCCGGAGGGTGTCTGGTCCTCTCAAGCATTTCCTTTAAGGTTGATGGCCGGCCAGATTCAGTATTGGCCATTCTCCACCTCCGACCTATACAACTGGAAGACCCACAATCCCTCCTTTTTCCAAGACCCCCAAGCTTTGACCAGATTAATTGAATCCATTCTACTCACTCACCAACCCACCTGGGATGATTGTCAGCAACTTTTACAGGCCCTCCTCACCACGGAGGAAAAACAGCGAGTCATATTAGAGGCTCGTAAAAATGTGCTGGGAGCAGATGCCAGGCTGGCCCAACTGCCTAACAAGATCGAGGACGTCTTCCCTCTGACTCGCCCGGAGTGGGACTACAACACGGTGGCCGGTAGGGAGCGACTGCGTCTCTATCGCCAGACTCTGTTAGCGCGTCTCAAAGGGGCAGGGAAGCGCCCCACCAATTTGGCCAAGGTACGTGCGATTATCCAGGGTCAGAAAGAGACACCGGCAGGGTTCTTAGAACATTTAATGGAAGGTTATCACATGTATACCTCTTTTGACCCTTTGGCTGCCTAACGCCAGTTGGATGTAATTATGTCGTTATTCAGACAATCGGCTCCCGATATCCGAAACAAATTACAACGACTGGATGGGCTGCAAGAGTATACATTACAGGACCTACTAAAGGAGGCagataaaattttcaataaaagggaaacacaggaggaaaaggaagaaagattatGCAAAGAGCAAGAGCGGAGGGAGGACATCTGGGACAAAAAGCGGAATTGAGAATTAACCAAAATTTTGGCCACAGTagtgcagggtgcagggcaaGGTAGGCCAAGACAGAATaagaccctgggagacaagagAAGGCCCCGAGTAGAACGAGACCAATGTGCCTACTGCAAAGAAAAGGGACACTGCCCTAAGGTGTCTCAGGAAACTAAGAAAAAGACAGTTCCAGTCCTGCCCTTGGGGGAAGACAACTAGGAAAGTCAGGGCCAGGAACCCCCCCTCAGCCCAGGGTAACTCTTGACGTAGGGGGGCACCCGGTGACCTTCCTGGTAGATACGGGAGCACAACATTCGGTGCTGACCGAGGCCAGGGGACCTCTGAGTTCTAAAACTTCTTGGGTCCAGGAAGCTACTGGGGGAAAATTGTACAGGTGGACAACTGAATGAAAGGTCCATTTGAACACCGGACAGGTGACTCACTCGTTCCTACTGGTGCCAGATTGCCCATACCCCTATTGGGCTGGGATTTGCTTTCAAAAGTGGGGGCCCAAATTCACTTTCATGATAAGGGGATTTCAGCCACCAGCCCGGAAGGGCAGCCCCTTCAAATACTGACAATACGCCTAGAGGATGAACATCGATTGCTCAAAAAAACCCCAGCTAATACAACCTCTCTAGACCCCAAGTGGTTAACGGACTTTCCCCAAGCTTGGGCAGAAATGGCTGGAGTAGGACTGGCTGTCAACCAACTGCCCCTAATAATTGACTTAAAACCCTCGGCCACCCCAGTGTCAATCCGGCAGTATCCTATGAGCAAGGAGGCCAAGGAGGGCATCAGGCCCCATATAGAGAGACTGTTGCGGTTGGGCATCTTAAAACCGTGCCACTCGCCTTGGAATACCCCCCTCCTCCCAATAAAAAAAGCCAGGCATGGGGGGCTACAGGCCAGTGCAGGACCTACGGGAAGTTAACCGAAGGACGGGAGACCTGCACCCTACTGTGCCCAATCCTTACAACCTGCTAAGTACCCTACCACCAAGTCATCAATGGTATATGGTACTAGACCTTAAAGATGCGTTCTTTTGTTTAAGACTGAGTCCTCAAAGTCAACCCCTGTTCGCCTTCGAGTGGAAAGACCTGGAGGCCGGACTTTCTGGACAACTCACTTGGACGAGATTGCCACAAGGGTTTAAAAATTCGCCTACCCTGTTTGATGAGGCCCTGCACCAGGCTCTAGCAGCCTTCCGAGTCAACAACATCAGCATAGTCCTCCTTCAATGTGTGGACGACCTGCTTTTGGTGGCAGAAACCAAACAGGACTGTCTAAAAGGTACGGGGTCCCTGCTAAAAAAATTGGGGGAATTGGGATACAGAGCCTCCGCGAAAAAGGCGGAAGTGTGCAAAAGACAGGTGACCTATCTGGGATACCTGCTAGAAGGTGGTCAGTGGTGGCTTACAGAGGGCCGGAAACAGACAGGTGCCCTAATTCCACTACCCAAGAGTGCCCGACAAATGCAAGAATTTCTTGGCAGCGCAGGCTTCTGCCGACTATGGATACCAGGATTTGCGGAATTAGCAGCACCTCTGTACCCCCTCACTAAACCCAATGCCCCCTTTATATGGGAAAAAGAACATCAAATGGCGTTTGATCAAATCAAAAGGGCTCTATTGTCAGCCCTTGCCCTAAGCCTCCCCGATGTGACTAAGCCCTTCACATTGTACATTGATGAACGAAGGGGAATAGCAAAGGGCGTCCTGGTTCATAAACTGGGACCTTGAAAAAAGCTGGTGGCTTACTTCTCAAAAAAATTGGATAATGTGGCCGCTGGTTGGCCCCCATGTCTGCGCATGGTGGCCGCAGTGGCAGTCCTTGTCAAAGATGCAGATAAATTGACTCTAGGACAATCCCTCACCGTGGTGGCCCCCCATGCCATTGACACCATCATCCGGCAGCCACCAGATAGGTGGCTCTCCAATACCCGAATGACTCACTACCAAGCCATGTTGCTCAACCCGGAGCAGATTCAGTTCGGACCTGCCACCCCCCTGAACCCGGCTATCCTGCTCCCGGACATGGAGCCCGGCGCCTGGGTACCTCATGACTATCATCAAATCCTGGTTGAGGCCCATGGCACCCAGGAGGATCTGACAGATCGGCCGTTACCAGACGCGGAACACACCTGGTACACCGACCAGAGCAGTTTTCTACAAAACAGTGAGCGGAGGGTGGGGGCGGCCATGGTGGATGGACACTCCATAATATGGGCAAGCGCCTTGCCTGCGGGAACCTCGGCTCAGAAAGCCAAGCTTGTGGCCATCACACAGGCCCTTAAACAAGCTAGCAGGAAAAAAGTTAACATCTATACTGATAGCCTCTATGCGTTCGCTACCGCCCATATACATGGAGAAATTTACCGAAGAAGGGGCCTCTTAACCTCAGCAGGAAAAGATATAAAAAACAAGACTGAAATTTGAGACCTCTTACAGGCGCTTTTCCTACCTAAAAAGTTGAGCATAATTCACTGTCCTGGACACCAGCGGGGAAGTGACCCTATAACAAGAGGAAATAAAATGGCGGATGAGGTTGCTAGAACAGCTGCGGTAGGCCCGCAGACTCTACACCTGAGTACTGCAGTGGCCCAGCATACGCCAGACTGTGGGGTCCTCCCCTTCCCCTATTTAGATCAAGATTTGGATGAAATCCAGCGGCTTGGGGCAGATTACGATGAACAAAAGGGAGTTTGGACACTCCAGGACAAAGTTGTCCTGCCCCACAAAATGGCCCATGAACTAATAACTCGACTCCATAGGTGGACTCATTTGGgacataaaaaactaaaaatgctgCTGCGACAAAAAGATCAACCTTACTTTATCCCAAGGCTTAACTTTCTAGTTCAACAGGTCACCGAGTCCTGCGTTCCCTGCGCTAAGGTCAATGCGGGGCGCCTCAAGCTGCCGGAAGGAACAAGGTTCCAGGGGGATCGACCCGGAGTCAATTGGGAGGTAGACTTCACCGAGGTTAAGCCAGGAAAATATGGTAACAAGTATCTCCTAGTTTTTGTAGACACCTTCTCTGGGTGGGTGGAAGCCTTTCACACCAAACAAGAAACCGCTCAAGTGGTCGTCAAAAAAATCATCGAGGACATCTTCCCGCAATTTGGTCTCCCTCAGGTAATTGGGTCTGATAACGGGCCTGCCTTCGTCTCCCAGGTAGGTCAGCTGGTGGCCAAAACGCTGGGGATAAACTGGAAATTACATTGTGCTTATTGGCCCCAAAGTTCAGGACAGGTAGAACGGACAAATAGAACAATTAAAGAGACCTTAACTAAATTAGCTATGGAGACTGGCACTAGAGACTGGGTCCAACTCCTCCCTATGGTCTTGTTCCGGGTCCGGAACACGCCCTCACACCATGGGTTAACCCCATATGAAATATTGTATGGGGGACCCCCTCCTGCCGCAAACCTGCTTGACCCTATGCTTGACCCCTTTATTAACATGCCTAATTTGCAGGCATGACTAAAGGCACTCCAGATCATACAGAACCAGATCTGGAGACCTCTAGCTGCGGCCTACTGGACCGGGAATGCGTCAGTCCCTCACTCCTTCCAAATCGGCGACTCTGTCTACATCAGAAGACACCAGTCTAAGACTCTCGAACCCCGCTGGAATGGCCCCTACTCTGTACTGTTGACCACTTCGACAGCCCTTAAGGTAGACGGAATCGCCACCTGGGTTCATGCGTCCCATGTCAAGCGAGCACCATCGGGAGCTGAAAGAGCCTCGGGCGAACCAGCACAATGGAAATTGCAACGCACTCAAAATCCGCTCAAGCtaagacttttaaaaactgtgtaatgTTCTTAACTTTGCTTGCCTCAGCTGTAATGACTGAAAATCCCCATGCCCCCCAAAACCTTACTTGGCAGATAGTGTCAGCCTCAGGTAGCATTGTATGGTCCTGTAGACACCTCGCACCTGCTTGGATGTGGTGGCCATCCCTTACCCCAGACTTGTGTGCAGTGGTGGATAATCTGGAAACCTGGGAACCCCCAGAGTTCAGAATAAACATGGGTGGTGGGGGGCCTACTGGCGCATGGCTCGGCATGGGAAGCAACCTCCAATACCTGGCAGGGTGCTCCATGACTGATGTGCGAACCTCCCTCCAAAGTCTTGATTTTTATGTGTGCCCCTGGAGGGATAAGGGGGATCCCTACAAACGTAGCTGTGGCGGGCCAGAACATTTCTACTGTAAAGCTTGGGGTTGCGAAACCACAGGGAACACTTACTGGAACCCCTCCTCTAGCTGGGATCTCATTAGGGTCACGCGGGCTCTGCCGAGGCGGGGCCAACCCACAGTGGCTAACCCCCTAAACATAACCTTTACCAGCCATGGGCAGAACAATCGGGATTGGATAAAAGGTAAACAATGGGGCCTCCGGCTGTATCAGCACGGCCATGATAAGGGTCTCATTTTTACAATCCAGCTGAGTATAAGAAGCCCAAACCCCGTGTCAGTAGGTCCCAACCATGTCTTAACAAAACAAGGACCCCCGCTAGGGAAACACGGTGGGGGAGTAGCCGCCCGGCGTCCAGCTGTTCCGCTGGCCTCCTCCCCACAGGCAGCCGCCCCAACCCAACCAACCCCGAGCACCCATGGGTCTGGGGCACCCTCTACCCTGACTCAATCTCTCTTGAATATCAGCAGGTCTGGAGTGCCCCCTCTAGCAACCAAACTTCCTTCACCAACTGAGCAAAGACTGCTTAACCTCATTAAAGGGGCTTATTTTGCTATTAACCTCACCAATCCCAACCTAACCTCCTCCTGCTGGCTTTGCCTGACCTCCAGCCCACCTTATTATGAAGGCATAGCCGTTGCTAGACCCTATAATGCTACCAAAAGTGCTCAATGCTCATGGGAGAAGTCACGACCCAGGCTCATTCTAACCCAGGTTTCCGGTAAAGGAACATGCCTAGGAAATCCTCCCCCATCCCATGCCCAACTGTGTAATGTTACCATCCCCAGTGCAAATCTAACAACCTATGCCCATGTTAGTCCAGGCTATGGAAACTGGTGGGCTTGTAACAAGGGACTTACCCCATGTGTGTCTCCCTCGGTCCTTAGTGCCACCCGGGATTTTTGCATTATGGTACAGCTAGTGCCTAAAATAATTTAGCATCCAACCAACACACTAGAAGAGTCCTATGATAGACACCCCACCCGCTTTCATAGAGAGCCAGTTTCTCTGACCCTAGCAGTCCTATTAAGGCTCAGAGTTGTGGCCGGGGTCAGAACTGGAACAGCAGCCTTAATCCAGGGTCCTCAATATTACAGTGACTTAAAAAACGCCATCGATGAGGACATACAGGCCCTGGAACAATCTATAACTAGGCTGAAGGAATCCCTCACTTCCCTGTCCAAGGTAGTCTTACAAAATAGGAGAGGACTTACTCTTTCTCGAGAAAGGGGGCCTTTGTGCGGCCCTTGGTGAAGAGTGCTGTTTTTATGTCGACCACTCGGGAGTCATAGAAGACTCCATGGCAAAACTAAGGGCTAGGTTGGACAAAAGACATAAAATTGAGGCCCAACAAGGCTGGTTTGAGGGTTGGCTCAACAAGTCCCCCTGGTTAACCACTCTCATTTCCACAGTCACGGGCCCCTTAATTATCCTCCTCCTAATTTTAACTTTTGGCCCGTGCATCCTCAATCGGTTGCTGCAGTTCATCCGGGACCGGTTGTCCATCACGCAGGCCTTTGTGCTCATCCAACAATACCAGGGTCTCAGGGACGGCGCTGACCTTTAGATTTTAGGATTAAAATCTCTCCAAAAAGAAAAGGGGGgaatgaagaaccttaaaaatcaaaccaagatggagtgacttaagctaacactattaaaaacaagaagtcacctttgccccaaataaaattagtttaaaaattatagccctaaacttttccccccaaagctaaaattaggtgcagctataaaaataagggaccctatgcttagctagctgcgacacttgtgcctggctgtgctaagacctaacccagtttgtatacctcctaatactcaaataacggtgtgggaagcgggacactgctctccctccaggggaacgaagggagcgagacgtcatccccctcagggtgaacaagatgatgCTGatagggaaaggaactgctaaagaagtaaacaacaaaatggcgacgaggtgcatgcctcccatgtgatcctgtagctgattggatagaagacgcatgcctttcacatgatcagctcacagattggactgctgtgtgcatgcctcccatgtgatcccgtagctggatagaagacgcatgcctttcacatgatcagctcgcggattggactgctgtgtgcatggacactatagagcttttgattggtcgctgcgggtatataaaccgtgtggctttgtgctgggggcgctctctggactcctgagttcaggaggcccgtctgcgcagatgctgaataaatcctcttgcttttgcatcagctggtctggactctgagtctttggggtgtgcctcttgacgtgttagcatcctcactcggGTCTAACAATTTCAGCCACTTTATAATACAGCACCTGTTCAGTTTTTAAAGAAGGCATTTGATCCCATTATAAAGCTACTGCCCAATTTAATGCAAAGCCAAATTAGCTTAAATGAAGACTGGGACAAGGCCTAGAGAGACTCTTTCCATTCCTGACTATCAAACTCTAGCCCCACAGGGAAGTGCCTGAACATCTGTACAGATTGATGCTGAATTGAATCAGagctatcattttttttctcatgttaaCACAGTGTGAGGTATTGGGAAATGATAGTTCTCTCATGAAAGGAGTAGAAGGACCAAATTACAGAAGTTAGCTACACTGGCCATCTGTCTGGAGGGACACACCTGAGCAGGGACTCCTAAAGTAAGGGTTGAGTATTGACCAAAACAAAGCTGGGCTGCACCCAGGAGGAAAAGGAAACCTACAGGCAAGGAGTCAGGGAGAACTCAAAGGTGCAGGTGGACACAgttagaggtgtgtgtgtggcgggaAATTATTGAGTTGAGGCCAGATCTAACACagagaatctgaaaaaaatatcATAAACATTCTTGGTCTCATATCTGACCTTCCTAATCTTGTTAAAGTTGCCTTTTTGGAAGCTTAGATCCAAATATCTGGCCGACCTCGCAGGAAGTCACAGGCATATTTGTGCACTGAtctctctcttggcttctgttGTAGTTTTCCATCATCACAGGaccaaattaccacaaattaATGGCTTAGAGGCAATTATTATCTtacagtttctgtgggtcagaagGCTGAGCATAGCTTAAGTGGGTCTTCTGCTTAGAATCTCATAGGCAGCCATTAAGATTCCAGCTGTGTTGCAGTCACATGTGTAAGCTTCCCTGGGGAGTTCTCCACTGCCAAGCTCATTTGGGTTACTAGCTTCCATGCTGGTCTCATTGAGGTCCTCGGCTTCTATAGGCCACCTGAAGGGTCTTTGCCATGTGGTCCTCTATCCAGGCATTTCACACATCCTGAGTGCTTTTGACTTCTGCCAGCCTCTCCTATCTCCATAAAGGGTTGTCCTGTTTAGGGAAGACCTGTCCAATATAATCTCCTAAAATTAAGTCCTGTGATTAGTAATTTTGATTACATTTGAAAAaccccctgtcgctccccctcttcatggaggaacaacactaaaccctgcctaggcttcatatccgagtcacggcaccattatgtcgctccccgtcttcgtggaggaacgacacaggaccctgcgttgttctttcgtctgctcggccctccccgggtttgctgctggttcttcccgggttggctaccgtcccttccacctccgtggaagggcggttccccctgccaccttccccacttccccaggggagcggcacaccgccggccggctctctcgggggctgcacaggtgttccttcagatagatgttcctggtgcatgttgtctctctcctcctttatagtcctcttccaccaatcccaactctgctacccacacgccaagtacgctgctctcctccaatcaggagcaggtcctacagtttattggttgaactggaggcagctgtgtagaagctgtttctcccttctcagcgccatattgtgggagagcagatgcatagaataagtcttaattccagtaacttagtctagtccgagttgctccccacactcccctcAGAAAAGTACCTAGATATTCCTCTCCCACCTATGACCAGCTTTGAATTTTTGTGTTGagtttccattttatatttttaaaattattaatttccttttttaaaaaagatatatttatttcaaaggcagagttacagagaggcagagagagagagaaagagacagagaaagagaggtcatccatctgctggttcactccccagatggccacagctgctggagttgtgccaatctgaactaggatccaggagcttctttcaggtctcccaagcagctgcaggggcccaaggacttgggccatctttcactgctttcccaggccataagcagagagctggat from Oryctolagus cuniculus chromosome 1, mOryCun1.1, whole genome shotgun sequence includes these protein-coding regions:
- the LOC127486535 gene encoding LOW QUALITY PROTEIN: uncharacterized protein (The sequence of the model RefSeq protein was modified relative to this genomic sequence to represent the inferred CDS: inserted 2 bases in 2 codons; deleted 1 base in 1 codon; substituted 5 bases at 5 genomic stop codons); the protein is MFMSSVFRKIVPVHGLFCLGQRGRQTCPETPGPALEDAPRVLWGKERDQVSLLPGEPSGGWPLPSRFVLSVCCQSVAARLVWFVLFVCLVGVLYVVDSIVLPMGQQLTTPLSLTLGHWKEVTKRAHNQSMEVRKKKWLAFCTSEWPSLEVRWPQDGTFNLTIILQVKEKVFQPGTAWTSGPSAYIVTWESLSRDPPTWVKPFLSSLGAQTPKPGPGSSSTPLVPLPSALLTSSSLLPLNEPPKPMPKTPPVLPDTQENLLLLDPPPPYPPRVPPQLVQEPQDPEPPSPNSTKMGGLEPSSSLPSTCLWLRRERAGGPEGVWSSQAFPLRLMAGQIQYWPFSTSDLYNWKTHNPSFFQDPQALTRLIESILLTHQPTWDDCQQLLQALLTTEEKQRVILEARKNVLGADARLAQLPNKIEDVFPLTRPEWDYNTVAGRERLRLYRQTLLARLKGAGKRPTNLAKVRAIIQGQKETPAGFLEHLMEGYHMYTSFDPLAAXRQLDVIMSLFRQSAPDIRNKLQRLDGLQEYTLQDLLKEADKIFNKRETQEEKEERLCKEQERREDIWDKKRNXELTKILATVVQGAGQGRPRQNKTLGDKRRPRVERDQCAYCKEKGHCPKVSQETKKKTVPVLPLGEDNXGKSGPGTPPQPRVTLDVGGHPVTFLVDTGAQHSVLTEARGPLSSKTSWVQEATGGKLYRWTTEXKVHLNTGQVTHSFLLVPDCPXPLLGWDLLSKVGAQIHFHDKGISATSPEGQPLQILTIRLEDEHRLLKKTPANTTSLDPKWLTDFPQAWAEMAGVGLAVNQLPLIIDLKPSATPVSIRQYPMSKEAKEGIRPHIERLLRLGILKPCHSPWNTPLLPIKKPGMGGYRPVQDLREVNRRTGDLHPTVPNPYNLLSTLPPSHQWYMVLDLKDAFFCLRLSPQSQPLFAFEWKDLEAGLSGQLTWTRLPQGFKNSPTLFDEALHQALAAFRVNNISIVLLQCVDDLLLVAETKQDCLKGTGSLLKKLGELGYRASAKKAEVCKRQVTYLGYLLEGGQWWLTEGRKQTGALIPLPKSARQMQEFLGSAGFCRLWIPGFAELAAPLYPLTKPNAPFIWEKEHQMAFDQIKRALLSALALSLPDVTKPFTLYIDERRGIAKGVLVHKLGPXKKLVAYFSKKLDNVAAGWPPCLRMVAAVAVLVKDADKLTLGQSLTVVAPHAIDTIIRQPPDRWLSNTRMTHYQAMLLNPEQIQFGPATPLNPAILLPDMEPGAWVPHDYHQILVEAHGTQEDLTDRPLPDAEHTWYTDQSSFLQNSERRVGAAMVDGHSIIWASALPAGTSAQKAKLVAITQALKQASRKKVNIYTDSLYAFATAHIHGEIYRRRGLLTSAGKDIKNKTEIXDLLQALFLPKKLSIIHCPGHQRGSDPITRGNKMADEVARTAAVGPQTLHLSTAVAQHTPDCGVLPFPYLDQDLDEIQRLGADYDEQKGVWTLQDKVVLPHKMAHELITRLHRWTHLGHKKLKMLLRQKDQPYFIPRLNFLVQQVTESCVPCAKVNAGRLKLPEGTRFQGDRPGVNWEVDFTEVKPGKYGNKYLLVFVDTFSGWVEAFHTKQETAQVVVKKIIEDIFPQFGLPQVIGSDNGPAFVSQVGQLVAKTLGINWKLHCAYWPQSSGQVERTNRTIKETLTKLAMETGTRDWVQLLPMVLFRVRNTPSHHGLTPYEILYGGPPPAANLLDPMLDPFINMPNLQA